A region of Nocardioides sp. JS614 DNA encodes the following proteins:
- a CDS encoding recombinase family protein, which translates to MTTRCALYLRVSLDRTGDHLAVDRQREDCLEIARLRGWTVVGEYVDNSISASNAAKVRPGYERLVSDFDAGAFDALVCWDLDRLTRQPRQLEDWIDAAEERGLRLVTANGEADLGTDGGRMFARVKAAVARSEVERKSARQTRALRQRAERGRLPAGVRLTGYATDGTVDEVEASVVREMFERFLVGDSLKAIAADLERRGIVTRSGRPWNPSSVRTVLLNPRYAGLSVYKGAPVVKDGERVPGAWEPIVTEATYDAVRARLADPARKSNRKGTHRRHLGSGLFLCGECDKPMRTHNSRYRCPDAHLMRSRGQVDDFVLRVVRARLARPDLRDLLASSNDDESASLTAEIEDQRRRLAAIEHDYDEGHIDGRRYAEASGKARARLDAAQARRTALTAGSAASGILDAPDPVAAFDSASLGARRTVIDALLSVRLMRAPVGSRTFNPDSVHIEWRAPSAPSTSTPA; encoded by the coding sequence ATGACAACCCGCTGCGCCCTCTACCTGCGCGTGAGCCTCGACCGCACCGGTGACCACCTCGCCGTCGACCGCCAGCGCGAGGACTGTCTCGAAATTGCCCGCCTGCGGGGGTGGACCGTGGTCGGCGAGTACGTCGACAACAGCATCAGCGCGAGCAACGCGGCCAAGGTACGGCCCGGCTACGAGCGCCTCGTGAGCGACTTCGATGCTGGCGCCTTCGACGCTCTTGTGTGCTGGGACCTCGACCGCCTAACGCGCCAGCCTCGCCAGTTGGAAGATTGGATCGACGCCGCGGAGGAGCGCGGGCTGCGACTCGTCACGGCCAATGGCGAAGCTGACCTCGGCACCGACGGAGGCCGCATGTTTGCGCGGGTCAAGGCAGCCGTGGCCAGATCGGAGGTCGAGCGCAAGTCGGCCCGCCAGACACGAGCGCTGCGTCAGCGCGCCGAGCGAGGACGCCTGCCCGCGGGCGTTCGGCTCACCGGTTACGCGACCGACGGCACCGTTGATGAGGTCGAGGCGAGCGTCGTGCGCGAGATGTTCGAGCGCTTCCTCGTGGGCGACTCATTGAAGGCCATCGCAGCCGATCTTGAGCGCCGCGGGATCGTGACCCGGTCGGGGCGCCCGTGGAACCCGAGCAGCGTCCGCACGGTGCTGCTCAACCCTCGATACGCGGGTCTGTCGGTGTACAAGGGCGCGCCGGTCGTGAAGGACGGCGAGCGCGTTCCCGGCGCGTGGGAGCCGATCGTCACCGAGGCGACGTATGACGCCGTGCGCGCGCGACTCGCCGACCCTGCACGTAAGTCAAACCGCAAGGGCACCCATCGTCGCCACCTCGGGTCGGGCCTGTTTCTCTGCGGCGAGTGCGACAAGCCAATGCGCACCCACAACTCCCGGTACCGCTGCCCCGACGCCCACCTGATGCGCTCCCGCGGGCAGGTCGATGACTTCGTGCTGCGAGTAGTCCGTGCTCGGCTTGCCCGCCCTGACTTGCGTGACCTGCTCGCCTCATCCAACGACGACGAGAGTGCGTCTCTCACTGCCGAGATCGAGGACCAGCGCCGCCGTCTCGCAGCGATTGAGCACGACTACGACGAGGGCCACATCGACGGGCGCCGCTACGCCGAGGCGTCGGGCAAGGCCCGCGCCCGACTCGACGCCGCGCAGGCCCGCCGGACGGCCCTGACGGCAGGCTCTGCCGCCTCTGGCATCCTCGATGCCCCTGACCCGGTCGCCGCCTTCGACAGTGCCTCGTTAGGGGCACGGCGCACCGTCATCGACGCCCTACTCTCGGTCCGCCTCATGCGTGCCCCCGTCGGAAGTAGGACGTTCAACCCAGACTCCGTCCACATCGAGTGGCGAGCGCCGAGCGCACCCAGCACTTCGACGCCCGCGTGA
- a CDS encoding IS3 family transposase (programmed frameshift) produces the protein MPKKIDPAVKERCVRQVLEHLPEYPSLTAAAESVARREGLGKETVRRWVVQAQIDGGQRQGATSEELAEIKELKAKVRRLEEDNEILRRASNFLRGGTRPPQSLIVAFIDELRAEGHAVESICRVLREQGCQIAARTYRDWAQANCLVAARTITDAQVTNQVRDLAWTVDHEGVRRMTPEGLYGRRKMTALVQRTSPEASPGSVDRAMRTLSLQGVRRSKGIRTTIPAKDGKRAGDLLDRDFTAEAPNRTWVMDFTYVRTWAGFVYVAFILDVFAQKIVAWNVAPTKAVELVDVPLRMALWQRDREGHPIVPGELIGHADAGSQYTSITFTEHLAEEGIRPSIGTVADAYDNALMECVIGLYKTECIRTTVFHAGPYRTIGDVEYATAGWVDWYNNRRLHGSLGMMTPVEFEQAHYATLNREPQPA, from the exons ATGCCGAAGAAGATCGATCCCGCAGTCAAGGAGCGGTGCGTGCGGCAGGTGCTGGAGCACCTGCCGGAGTACCCGTCGCTGACCGCGGCCGCCGAGTCCGTCGCACGCCGCGAAGGCCTCGGGAAGGAGACCGTGCGCCGGTGGGTCGTCCAGGCCCAGATCGACGGCGGCCAGCGCCAGGGCGCAACCAGCGAGGAGCTCGCTGAGATCAAGGAGCTCAAAGCCAAGGTCCGTCGGCTCGAGGAAGACAACGAGATCCTCCGCCGGGCCTCAA ATTTTCTTCGCGGGGGAACTCGACCCCCGCAATCGCTGATCGTCGCGTTCATCGACGAGCTGCGGGCCGAGGGCCACGCGGTCGAGTCGATCTGCCGGGTCCTGCGCGAGCAGGGCTGCCAGATCGCCGCGCGGACCTACCGCGACTGGGCACAAGCCAACTGCCTTGTCGCAGCCCGGACGATCACCGACGCTCAGGTCACCAACCAGGTCCGTGACCTGGCCTGGACCGTCGACCACGAAGGGGTGCGCCGGATGACACCCGAGGGGCTCTACGGGCGTCGGAAGATGACCGCGCTGGTGCAGCGCACGTCGCCCGAGGCATCGCCCGGCAGCGTGGACCGGGCGATGAGAACCCTGTCCCTGCAAGGGGTTCGGCGTTCGAAGGGGATCCGGACCACGATCCCGGCCAAGGACGGCAAGCGAGCCGGTGACCTGCTGGATCGCGACTTCACCGCCGAAGCGCCGAACAGGACCTGGGTCATGGACTTCACCTACGTGAGAACCTGGGCCGGGTTCGTCTACGTCGCGTTCATCCTCGACGTGTTCGCCCAGAAGATCGTCGCCTGGAACGTCGCGCCCACCAAGGCCGTCGAGTTGGTCGACGTCCCGCTGCGAATGGCGTTGTGGCAACGCGACCGCGAGGGCCACCCGATCGTGCCCGGCGAACTGATCGGCCACGCCGACGCCGGATCGCAATACACCTCGATCACCTTCACCGAACACCTCGCCGAGGAAGGCATCCGGCCCTCGATCGGGACGGTTGCCGATGCCTATGACAACGCCCTGATGGAGTGCGTGATCGGGCTCTACAAGACCGAGTGCATCCGCACCACGGTCTTCCACGCCGGCCCCTACCGGACCATCGGCGACGTCGAGTACGCCACCGCCGGCTGGGTCGACTGGTACAACAACAGGCGCCTGCACGGCTCGCTTGGGATGATGACCCCAGTGGAGTTCGAGCAGGCCCACTACGCGACTCTCAACCGAGAGCCGCAACCCGCATAG
- a CDS encoding CBASS oligonucleotide cyclase: MGGSGGSSSRPSDSEMEAVRQRVREDLRRQETEAELNAVLAQELAAYNDRDVGLVQERLDAISEALAGGALEMDRLLFGGSVAKHTYVDGLSDVDALVVLNDQGAAPHELVERLRQALAGSLPAGDALSVDAGVLAVTITYRDGSQIQLLPAVERDGHTSIASEDGSRWRHIRPHKFAEKLTEVNRANGGAIVPTIKLAKAAMAGLPDGQRLSGYHVEAIAVDAFKGYSGRRDRMSMLRHLIEHTADVVMRPTGDITGQSVHIDSHLGPAGSPLRETVRQGIRRLASRLAQVTNADDLRAILHE, encoded by the coding sequence ATGGGCGGCAGCGGCGGATCGAGCTCGCGACCCAGCGACAGCGAGATGGAGGCCGTCCGGCAACGTGTCCGCGAAGATCTGCGCCGCCAGGAGACCGAGGCCGAGCTCAACGCCGTGCTCGCGCAAGAGCTGGCGGCATACAACGACCGAGACGTCGGGCTGGTTCAGGAACGTCTAGACGCAATCTCGGAGGCCTTGGCCGGGGGAGCACTCGAGATGGATCGACTTCTCTTCGGCGGCAGCGTTGCGAAACACACGTACGTTGACGGCCTGAGCGACGTGGATGCACTGGTCGTACTGAACGATCAGGGGGCCGCTCCGCATGAACTGGTCGAGCGCCTACGGCAGGCACTTGCCGGCAGCCTCCCCGCTGGCGACGCACTTTCGGTGGACGCTGGCGTCCTCGCGGTCACGATCACTTACCGCGACGGTTCACAGATTCAGCTCCTGCCGGCGGTTGAACGGGACGGCCACACCTCCATCGCGTCTGAGGACGGAAGTCGTTGGCGTCATATCCGTCCACACAAGTTCGCTGAAAAGTTGACAGAAGTGAACAGGGCAAACGGTGGCGCGATCGTTCCGACTATCAAGCTTGCAAAGGCCGCGATGGCGGGGCTGCCGGACGGGCAGCGCCTGTCCGGATACCACGTTGAAGCCATCGCGGTTGACGCTTTCAAGGGCTATTCGGGGCGGCGTGACCGCATGTCAATGCTGCGTCACCTGATAGAGCACACCGCCGATGTTGTAATGCGCCCGACCGGCGATATCACCGGCCAGTCGGTTCACATTGACAGTCACTTGGGCCCGGCTGGCAGCCCTCTACGCGAGACGGTCCGACAGGGTATCCGCCGGTTAGCATCGCGCCTCGCCCAAGTTACGAACGCTGATGATCTACGAGCCATCCTTCATGAGTGA
- a CDS encoding 7-cyano-7-deazaguanine synthase, with protein sequence MLSGGVDSALVLAMLSNRSPVSVWVDYGQPVADVERQASRAIANHFGSPWMEVVIKGLAPPASGEFLGRNDLLVAAALSVAGGGFVAIGTHAGTGYADCSLAWAGSWQALLDAQHGGTAGLLAPLSNLDKAQVYELAVANGVPIELTHSCETTAAPCGSCSSCADRRLLDAGA encoded by the coding sequence TTGCTCAGCGGCGGTGTCGACAGTGCGTTGGTACTCGCCATGCTCAGCAATCGCAGCCCGGTCAGCGTTTGGGTCGACTACGGACAACCAGTCGCCGACGTCGAACGGCAAGCGAGCCGCGCCATCGCGAACCACTTCGGCAGTCCATGGATGGAAGTGGTCATCAAAGGTTTGGCTCCGCCCGCCTCCGGCGAATTTCTCGGACGCAACGACCTACTCGTGGCCGCAGCGTTGAGCGTTGCAGGCGGTGGCTTCGTTGCGATCGGTACCCACGCCGGAACTGGATACGCCGACTGTTCTCTAGCGTGGGCGGGCTCGTGGCAAGCACTGCTGGACGCACAGCACGGTGGCACCGCTGGGCTTCTCGCGCCGCTTTCCAACCTGGACAAGGCCCAGGTATACGAGCTTGCAGTGGCAAACGGGGTGCCCATTGAGCTCACGCACAGCTGTGAAACGACGGCGGCTCCCTGTGGATCTTGCTCGTCTTGTGCAGATAGGAGACTGCTCGATGCTGGCGCGTAG
- a CDS encoding 7-carboxy-7-deazaguanine synthase QueE: MGPLSSKADSTWRGVGRPGRGELLISEIFGPTLQGEGPSAGKSAAFVRLGACNLACVWCDTSYTWDSSRYDLASELVAKPTAEVADKALSFGVPLVVITGGEPALQAVEAARLAEAVTRSGSAVELETSGSLPLGPLADAVRLIVVSPKLANAGGRPQARLRWPVLEAISVLPHSVLKFVVASPEELAEVDEITSRLQTKPERVWIMPEGTERETVLARMAELTGPVASRGWSLSSRLQVIMWGNDRGR; the protein is encoded by the coding sequence ATGGGTCCGTTGTCATCGAAAGCTGACTCTACGTGGCGCGGCGTCGGACGCCCCGGGCGAGGAGAACTGCTGATCAGTGAGATCTTCGGCCCAACGCTGCAGGGGGAGGGTCCAAGCGCGGGCAAATCGGCCGCATTCGTGCGACTCGGCGCGTGCAATCTTGCGTGCGTCTGGTGCGATACCTCCTACACATGGGACAGCAGTCGTTACGATCTCGCGTCGGAGCTCGTTGCCAAACCGACGGCCGAAGTAGCCGACAAAGCGCTCTCATTCGGGGTCCCGCTTGTCGTCATCACCGGTGGCGAGCCAGCACTCCAAGCCGTCGAAGCTGCCCGTCTCGCGGAGGCCGTCACTCGGAGCGGCAGCGCCGTTGAGCTCGAGACTAGCGGCTCGCTTCCATTGGGCCCGCTCGCGGATGCGGTGCGACTGATCGTCGTTAGCCCGAAGCTGGCGAACGCCGGTGGCCGACCTCAGGCACGTCTTCGTTGGCCGGTCTTAGAGGCGATCTCCGTCCTCCCTCATTCCGTTCTCAAATTCGTCGTCGCGTCGCCAGAGGAATTGGCCGAGGTTGACGAGATCACATCCCGGCTACAAACGAAGCCTGAAAGGGTCTGGATCATGCCAGAAGGGACGGAGCGGGAAACCGTGCTGGCAAGGATGGCTGAGCTCACGGGTCCGGTCGCATCCAGGGGTTGGTCGCTGAGCAGTCGGCTCCAGGTCATCATGTGGGGGAATGACCGGGGTCGATGA
- a CDS encoding 6-pyruvoyl trahydropterin synthase family protein — MRISIVRRYRFEAAHTLPWHPGKCSRIHGHSYVLEVHVTGELDDRGVVMDFAEVDAIVDQHVLEGPAGLDHVDLNALLENPTAELVAVHIGERLDAAGLSWTMLRLWETEDGSVVIES, encoded by the coding sequence ATGCGGATAAGCATCGTTCGCCGGTACCGTTTCGAGGCCGCCCACACCTTGCCGTGGCATCCCGGGAAATGCAGCCGGATTCATGGCCACTCGTATGTACTCGAAGTCCATGTGACTGGCGAACTGGATGATCGCGGCGTTGTGATGGACTTCGCCGAGGTCGACGCCATCGTGGATCAACACGTGCTAGAGGGCCCTGCCGGCTTGGACCACGTCGACTTGAATGCCCTGCTTGAGAATCCAACTGCCGAGTTGGTCGCTGTCCATATCGGGGAGCGGCTCGACGCCGCAGGGTTGTCGTGGACCATGCTGCGGTTGTGGGAGACGGAGGATGGGTCCGTTGTCATCGAAAGCTGA
- a CDS encoding tyrosine-type recombinase/integrase, translating into MAGNIAKRANGKWRARYRDEAGNERARHFDRKIDAQQWLDQVTSAVVTGTYADPKAGRITFAAFFGEWSARQVWAPGTVLAMSLAARSVPFAGKPMKQVRRSDVETWIKQMNAAGLAPGTIKTRYVNVRSVFRAAVKDRVIGSDPTDGVRLPRGRRADVGMSIPAPEEVRQLMAVADERFQPFIALCAFAGLRLGEAAGVQLGDVDFLRRSLKVSRQVQRVNGGAIDVRAPKYGSERVVYLADSLVNVLAEHVGAHGTTGKARWLFAGEGDDPPHQNTIGYWWRKTLRDAGLSGIKLHDLRHFYASGLIAAGCDVVTVQRSLGHAKATTTLNTYAHLWPTAEDRTRKAAESIMAASLGKPAAILAEVGGEYGSVSHASDRRCT; encoded by the coding sequence ATGGCGGGAAACATCGCCAAGCGAGCCAACGGCAAGTGGCGTGCGCGGTACCGCGACGAGGCCGGCAACGAACGCGCCCGGCACTTCGACCGCAAGATCGACGCCCAGCAGTGGCTGGATCAAGTCACCTCGGCGGTAGTCACCGGCACGTACGCCGACCCCAAGGCCGGCCGGATCACGTTCGCGGCCTTCTTCGGCGAGTGGTCGGCCCGCCAGGTCTGGGCACCCGGCACCGTGCTCGCGATGTCACTGGCGGCGAGATCCGTGCCCTTCGCGGGGAAGCCGATGAAGCAGGTCCGGCGCTCGGACGTCGAGACCTGGATCAAGCAGATGAACGCCGCCGGACTCGCCCCCGGCACGATCAAGACGCGCTACGTCAACGTCAGATCAGTGTTCCGAGCCGCCGTGAAGGACCGGGTGATCGGCTCCGACCCGACCGACGGCGTACGCCTTCCCCGCGGCCGTCGCGCGGACGTCGGCATGTCGATCCCCGCGCCGGAGGAGGTGAGGCAGCTCATGGCCGTGGCTGACGAACGCTTCCAGCCGTTCATCGCCCTCTGCGCCTTCGCCGGGCTGCGGTTGGGTGAGGCCGCCGGGGTCCAGCTCGGCGACGTCGACTTCCTCCGCAGGTCGCTGAAGGTCTCCCGCCAGGTGCAGCGCGTCAATGGTGGGGCGATTGACGTACGGGCACCGAAGTACGGCTCAGAGCGCGTCGTCTACCTCGCCGACAGTCTCGTCAACGTGCTCGCCGAGCACGTCGGCGCTCACGGCACCACCGGCAAGGCTCGGTGGCTCTTCGCCGGGGAGGGCGACGACCCACCGCACCAGAACACCATCGGCTACTGGTGGCGGAAGACGCTGCGCGACGCCGGCCTGTCCGGCATCAAACTCCACGACCTGCGGCACTTCTACGCCTCCGGGCTCATCGCGGCCGGGTGCGACGTTGTGACCGTCCAACGATCGCTCGGGCACGCGAAAGCGACTACGACGCTCAACACCTACGCACACCTCTGGCCGACCGCTGAGGACCGCACACGTAAGGCTGCGGAGTCGATCATGGCCGCGTCGCTGGGCAAGCCGGCCGCGATCCTCGCCGAGGTTGGAGGCGAGTACGGGTCAGTGAGCCATGCATCTGATCGCAGATGTACTTGA
- a CDS encoding helix-turn-helix domain-containing protein, which translates to MTAQQMNPDDNRRPSKSLGDEMLSLQEACAFLRVPEGTLRYWRHLGAGPRSFKVGRHVRYWRTDLILWLTEQTNRPQNHR; encoded by the coding sequence ATGACCGCACAGCAGATGAACCCCGACGACAACCGCCGCCCGTCGAAGAGCCTCGGCGACGAGATGCTCAGCCTCCAGGAGGCCTGCGCTTTCCTCCGCGTTCCCGAAGGCACCCTGCGCTACTGGCGCCACCTCGGCGCCGGACCCCGCAGCTTCAAGGTCGGCCGCCACGTCCGCTACTGGCGCACCGACCTCATCCTCTGGCTCACCGAGCAGACCAACCGTCCCCAGAACCACCGCTGA
- a CDS encoding helix-turn-helix domain-containing protein has translation MDPPKTVIEIARKAAGVSQAQLAVWAGTQQSSISEYESRRKSPTLEVVERLLEAADAELTIKPIIDFDTRQDPEIGRYVVPEKLWSVPMPDCFSKIQVLGYLAKSRRPLVWDLSNEAERIDYYQWVIGLGVIDLMLDSVDGILLMQVWDRLNLPEVIREAWQPVIDAATAPQDMQPRDPAGFSAWIAGEMGVEWRPVRRRKRHH, from the coding sequence GTGGACCCGCCGAAGACGGTCATCGAGATCGCCCGCAAAGCCGCGGGTGTCTCGCAGGCGCAGCTGGCGGTGTGGGCGGGGACCCAGCAGTCGTCGATCTCGGAGTACGAGTCGCGTCGCAAGTCGCCGACCCTGGAAGTGGTGGAGCGGCTCCTGGAGGCCGCCGACGCCGAGCTCACGATCAAGCCGATCATCGACTTCGACACTCGGCAGGACCCCGAGATCGGCCGGTACGTCGTGCCCGAAAAGCTCTGGTCGGTGCCAATGCCGGACTGCTTCAGCAAGATCCAGGTTCTGGGATACCTCGCCAAGTCCCGCCGACCGCTCGTCTGGGACCTGTCGAACGAGGCCGAGCGCATCGACTACTACCAGTGGGTCATCGGGCTCGGCGTCATCGACCTCATGCTCGACTCCGTCGATGGCATCCTGTTGATGCAGGTCTGGGATCGGCTGAACCTCCCAGAGGTGATCCGCGAAGCCTGGCAGCCCGTCATCGACGCGGCCACCGCCCCACAGGACATGCAGCCGCGCGACCCGGCCGGATTCAGCGCCTGGATCGCAGGAGAGATGGGCGTCGAGTGGCGGCCGGTCCGCCGGCGCAAGCGGCATCACTAA
- the mobF gene encoding MobF family relaxase produces MEAVVRVHGGVKFYNGAAKAARAYVERDCSRADDYYLGEGTGVAERLTATPAGVAGAGSMDGDEYEQWVAGIDIDTGCKKGRVREDANALRFVEVTVNGPKTWSLAAALHPEVSEALDGAQDRAAEQIVGWLALHATTRVGPRGRQVQVPVERIEAAVIRHYTSRAGDPHRHLHLQVNARVFAAGAWRGLHSVGVRDMIEAINGIGHAAVATDPEFRAVLAARGFTLDPETGEIEQLAPYVGAFSARTSQIHRNIDRYEAEWRREHPGEEPGPRLREAWDRRAWADARPDKVVPTGGADLVARWNDELRALGYRDPAAPAVLETTQVGRIDRDGAAEWVVSQLGAKRSAWNTADIRGKVELLLAQTNLVTTPAARIELAEDVTARAAARCVRLLATPDLPEHVRSLTSQQVVNVEADVVGRLARRAEKPARRVRLQGRGLVRVDPTQAAVVGALAGDGQLVVVEGAAGAGKTTALRATRELLARHGHRLVVVTPTLKAAEVAAAETGADGRSAAWLIHQHGWRWDADGHWARRPDTTPDAAARLRPGDLLLIDEAGMLDQDTARALLTIADEAGARVALVGDRHQLPAVGRGGVLDHALAWSHPTSVVSLQKVHRFTDPDYAALSLRMRTGNHPAAVFDALHRRGSILIHPSEAERTAALAEAGAAGDLVLADTREHVASLNAAIRDQRRADPARDPAESMVTARGERIGVGDRVATRRNDPDLGVANRQTWTAIGFGEDGSLVLRGRGRDRVVPTEYANRFVELAYATTVHGAQGETVDRAHVAIGDTTGAAAAYVAMTRGRLDNTAHLVAESVEDARKLWVEVFGRDRADLGPAHAKRQAIEAVDRYGTQKRRLSRQETVEEPRRPAPASGGGIGI; encoded by the coding sequence GTGGAGGCGGTGGTCCGGGTGCACGGCGGCGTGAAGTTCTACAACGGCGCGGCGAAGGCCGCGCGCGCCTACGTCGAGCGCGACTGTTCGCGTGCCGATGACTACTACCTCGGCGAAGGCACCGGCGTCGCCGAGCGGCTCACCGCGACCCCGGCTGGCGTCGCGGGAGCTGGCTCGATGGACGGCGACGAGTACGAGCAGTGGGTCGCCGGGATCGACATCGACACCGGGTGCAAGAAGGGTCGGGTCCGTGAGGACGCGAACGCGCTGCGGTTCGTCGAGGTCACCGTCAACGGCCCGAAGACCTGGTCGTTGGCCGCTGCGCTGCACCCCGAGGTGTCCGAGGCGCTTGACGGAGCTCAGGATCGTGCTGCGGAACAGATCGTGGGGTGGCTCGCGCTGCACGCGACCACCCGGGTCGGGCCCCGCGGACGGCAAGTCCAGGTACCGGTCGAGCGGATCGAGGCGGCGGTGATCCGGCACTACACGTCGCGGGCAGGCGACCCGCACCGGCATCTGCACCTCCAGGTCAACGCTCGCGTGTTCGCAGCCGGCGCCTGGCGGGGCCTGCACTCGGTGGGTGTGCGCGACATGATCGAGGCGATCAACGGCATCGGGCATGCCGCGGTCGCCACCGACCCGGAGTTCCGGGCGGTCCTCGCCGCACGCGGCTTCACCCTGGACCCCGAGACCGGGGAGATCGAGCAGCTCGCGCCGTACGTCGGGGCGTTCAGCGCACGGACCAGTCAGATCCACCGCAACATCGACCGGTACGAAGCTGAGTGGCGACGCGAGCATCCCGGCGAGGAACCGGGGCCGCGGCTGCGTGAGGCCTGGGACCGGCGGGCGTGGGCCGATGCGCGGCCGGACAAGGTCGTCCCCACGGGCGGCGCTGACCTGGTCGCACGATGGAACGACGAGCTGCGTGCCCTGGGTTACCGCGACCCAGCCGCCCCTGCCGTGCTGGAGACAACGCAGGTCGGCCGGATCGACCGCGACGGTGCCGCGGAGTGGGTCGTATCCCAGCTCGGGGCGAAGCGGTCGGCGTGGAACACCGCCGACATCCGCGGCAAGGTCGAGCTCCTGCTGGCCCAGACCAACCTGGTCACCACGCCCGCAGCGCGGATCGAGCTCGCCGAGGACGTGACCGCCCGCGCCGCCGCACGCTGTGTTCGGCTGCTCGCGACGCCCGACTTGCCCGAGCACGTCCGGTCGCTGACCTCCCAGCAGGTGGTGAACGTCGAGGCTGACGTCGTCGGTCGCCTCGCTCGCCGTGCCGAGAAGCCCGCCAGGCGGGTCCGTCTTCAAGGTCGCGGATTGGTGCGGGTCGACCCCACCCAGGCCGCCGTCGTCGGTGCCCTGGCCGGTGACGGCCAGCTCGTGGTCGTGGAGGGCGCGGCCGGCGCCGGGAAGACCACGGCGCTGAGGGCGACTCGGGAGCTGCTGGCAAGACATGGGCACCGTCTCGTGGTGGTGACACCGACCTTGAAGGCCGCCGAGGTCGCCGCCGCAGAGACCGGCGCGGACGGGCGCTCCGCGGCCTGGCTGATCCACCAGCACGGCTGGCGCTGGGACGCCGACGGGCACTGGGCACGCCGACCCGACACCACGCCTGACGCGGCCGCGCGCCTGCGGCCAGGGGACCTGCTGCTGATCGACGAGGCGGGGATGCTGGACCAGGACACCGCCCGCGCGCTCCTCACGATCGCCGACGAGGCCGGGGCACGGGTCGCCCTCGTCGGCGACCGACACCAGCTCCCGGCGGTCGGCCGCGGAGGCGTGCTGGACCACGCGCTCGCGTGGTCCCACCCGACCTCGGTCGTATCGCTGCAGAAGGTGCACCGGTTCACCGACCCCGACTACGCCGCACTCTCCCTGCGCATGCGCACCGGCAACCACCCGGCCGCGGTCTTCGACGCGCTCCACCGCCGCGGATCGATCCTGATCCATCCCAGCGAGGCCGAACGCACCGCCGCCCTCGCCGAAGCGGGAGCGGCCGGCGACCTCGTCCTCGCCGACACCCGCGAGCACGTGGCTAGCCTCAACGCCGCGATCCGCGACCAACGCCGCGCCGACCCCGCGCGCGACCCGGCGGAGTCGATGGTGACCGCTCGCGGCGAACGGATCGGGGTCGGGGACAGGGTCGCCACCCGACGCAACGACCCCGACCTCGGAGTCGCGAACCGGCAGACCTGGACCGCCATCGGCTTCGGCGAGGACGGCAGCCTTGTACTCCGCGGACGGGGACGCGACCGAGTGGTCCCGACGGAGTACGCGAACAGGTTCGTCGAGCTCGCCTACGCCACCACCGTCCACGGAGCACAAGGCGAGACCGTCGACCGAGCACACGTCGCCATCGGCGACACCACCGGCGCCGCCGCAGCCTACGTCGCAATGACCAGAGGCCGACTCGACAACACCGCGCACCTGGTGGCCGAGTCCGTTGAGGACGCCCGCAAGCTGTGGGTCGAGGTCTTCGGCCGGGACCGCGCCGACCTCGGCCCGGCCCACGCGAAGCGGCAGGCGATCGAGGCGGTCGATCGCTACGGCACCCAGAAGCGTCGCCTGTCACGGCAGGAGACGGTGGAGGAACCGCGTCGACCGGCCCCGGCATCCGGCGGCGGGATCGGCATCTGA